Proteins from a genomic interval of bacterium:
- a CDS encoding Dabb family protein, with product MIRHCVLFKWNDEVDDAKRAAFLEGLVELLETHEAVRGFAHGGDAGINAGNHDFAVTVDFDDEAGFVSYRDDGGHQAFIASRVRPILEARAAVQFEY from the coding sequence ATGATCCGCCATTGCGTGCTGTTCAAGTGGAACGACGAAGTAGACGACGCCAAGCGGGCGGCGTTTCTCGAGGGCCTCGTGGAGCTGCTCGAGACGCACGAGGCTGTGCGGGGCTTCGCCCACGGTGGCGACGCCGGTATCAATGCCGGCAACCACGACTTCGCTGTCACGGTGGACTTCGACGACGAAGCGGGATTCGTCTCCTACCGCGACGACGGCGGCCACCAGGCGTTCATCGCCTCGAGGGTGCGTCCCATCCTCGAGGCGCGGGCCGCGGTGCAGTTCGAGTACTGA